GTACAAGAACGTGCTCGATTCATCACGAGTCAAGCTGCCGTTCGGTATCGCCCAGATCGGTAAAGCTTTCCGTAACGAGATCAACCCTCGTAACTTTACTTTCCGTTCCCGTGAGTTCGAGCAAATGGAGATCGAGTACTTTTGTCATCCAGACGACGGTCTTCGCCTCACTGACGAATGGCTGGAGAAGCGCCTCTGCTTCTACGAGGAAATCGGTATTCCACGCGAGAAACTTCACATTCTCGATGTTCCAGACGGTGAGCGTGCGTTCTACTCAGAGAAGACTTACGACATCGAGTACGAATTCCCATTCGGCATTCAAGAATTAGAAGGTGTCGCCTACCGTACCAACTACGACCTCGGTGTTCATCAGGAGCATTCCAAGAAAACTCTCGAGTACTTCGACGAGGAAACCAAGGAACGTTTCGTACCTCACGTCGTCGAACCATCCGCAGGCTGCGACCGTACAGCCCTCGCTCTCATCTGCGAGGCCTACGATGTAGAAGACCTCACCAAGGATGGCGGCAAGAAGGACGAGCGTACTGTCATGCGCTTCAAGCCATGCATCGCTCCAATCAAGGCAGCCATTCTTCCTCTGCTGAAGAACAAGCCGGAACTTGTAGAAAAGGCCAAGGAAGTGAAAAACCTTCTTCAGCCTTTCATGAATGTATTCTACGACGAAGCTGCAGCTATCGGGCGCCGCTACCGCCGTCAGGATGAGATCGGTACTCCATTCTGTATAGCCATCGACTTCCAGACCCTCGGTGAAGCAGATGAAGACGGCAACGACCTGACTGACACCGTAACGATTCGTCACCGTGATTCCATGGAGCAAGAGCGCATCGCCATCAAGGACCTCCTCCCATGGCTACTTGAGCGCATTCGCTAATTCGCCATCATACATTGAAAGCTAATTCCAGGCTCCTCAGACACTGAGGAGCCTTTTTTTATGAGAATCTCTGACAAGATCTGTTAATGCGGCCCGTTTTTTGATCATATATGGAGTAAGATTACCCCATTTACATCGCGCATTTACCATGAAGCTCACTACTCAAATCTTAGCAGCACTGGCTCTCACCAGTTTGTTTTCACTGGCTGCCGACAGACCCAACTTCCTCTGGATTGTTTCTGAAGACAATTCCAAGCACCACACCAAGCACTTCGATCCGACAGGAGTCGCCATGCCCAACCTGGAGCAACTCGCCAAGGAAGGAGTCACCTTTGATAACGCGTGCTCCAATGGAGCAGTCTGCTCAGTAGCCCGTTCCACCCTAGTGACCGGCTGTTACGCTCCCAAACTGGGTGCTCAATTCCACCGCAGGCAGAAGCTCGTCCCGATGCCAGATGGGCTCAAGGCATTCCCGGCCTATCTCAATGAAGCAGGCTACTACACAGCAAACAAAACCAAGACCGACTACAACCTCCAGGTAGATATGAAGGAAACTTGGAACGGCAAGGACGGATGGAAAGGCAGAGCCGAAGGCCAGCCGTTTTTCCTTCAGCAGAACTTCGCTGGTACACACGAAGGTAGCAGCCACTTCCCGCTGAATGCGATGAAGAAAAAGCCTCTCCAGGACCTCATCTCAAACATCACCCTACCCCCACATCACCCTGACACCACACTATTCCGTTACAGCTATGCTTCGTATCAAGATAGATTACGTAAGTTTGACGAGCAACTTGGCAATCTGATCAACAAGCTCAAGAAAGATGGACTCTATGAAGACACGATCATCTTTTATTTCGGCGACCACGGAGGTGTCCTTCCACGAAGCAAGGGCTATGCATACGAGACTGGTCTTGCAGCACCACTGGTTGTTAGAGTCCCTGAAAAATGGCAACATCTGATCCCCTTTAAACCAGGAACCCGTACAGATGCCATTGTTAATTTTTACGACTTTGGTCCATCAATCATTCATGCCGCAGGCATCCCGCTCAGCGATCAATTCGATGGCAAGCCCTTCCTAGGTAAAGACATCAGCGCCGAAGAACTGAGTAAACGTGTAGCCTACGGTTATGCGGACCGTTTCGATGAAAAGTACGATCTCGTCCGCACTTACCGCAAAGGTGACCTGAAATACATGCGCAATTTCCAACCATTCAATCCAGATGCGCTCCACAATTTCTACCGTTACAAGCAGCTCGCTTATCTAGAACTTAGAGAGCTTCACAAAGCAGGTAAGCTGAATGCCCAGCAGGAGTTATTCTTCTCTAGAAAGCCAGCCGAAGCTCTGTACGACCTGAAGAATGACCCTTACGAACTCAACAACCTTGCAGGTGATCCCAAATACCAGGAGACGCTGAAAGAAATGAGATCCACCCTAACAGAGCACCTCAAGGAGATGAACGATCTGAGTTTCTACCCAGAAAGCGAACTCATCAATAAGGCCTTTGGTAACCCTACCGCTTTTGGTAAAAAACACAGCAAAGAGATCGCCGCTCTGATCGACTTAGCCAATCTGGAAGTTGTCAATTTCGATGAAGCAAAGTCAAAGATTGAGTCAGCACTGATCTCAGAAGATGTTTGGACACGCTACTGGGCTTGCATCGTTGCTACGAGTTTCTACGAGAAATCCAAACCGCTGGAAGTAACGCTTAGCACGATTGCTGATTCAGACGCAAACATCTTGGTTCGAGTCAGAGCAGCTGAAGCACTAGCCCACCTCGGCAACTCAAAAGCCAAAGATGTCATGGAAAAAGCGATTTATGCCAGCACTGACCCTGTAGAGCTCAACCTCATTCTGAACTCAGCCGCCATGCTCTATGAGCTTGATCCAACGACCTACACCTTTGACATCGATAAGAGCAAGTTGAAGACCAACTCAAGTCTGGTGAAGGAACGCATCATCTATCTCAACAAGCGCGACTAAGACTTTATAGACATCACTAATGTAAAACGCCCCAGTCATTGACCGGGGCGTTTTTGTTTTATCCTAGAAAAGTTTGCTCCCTGTTATTTACCCACAGGTCTGCACTCATGCTTAAGCCAGCTCACCTCGTCCTCATTGAGGAGCGGTGATAGCTTCTCGACCACTTGGGCATTGTAGTCATTCAGCCATTCAATATGGCAGTCATCCATATAAGCGGTATCTACGAGATCCACATTGATCGGGCAGAAGGTAAGGTTCTCGAATTTGAAGAACTTGCCGAATGGAGTATCCGCACTCTTTACCGTGTGCACCATGTTCTCGATACGGATGCCATACTCGCCTGAGCGGTAGATGCCAGGCTCAATGGTAGAGAGCATGCCTTCATACATGCGCTCGGTAGTGAGACCTGAGAAATTCTGGGGGCCTTCGTGCACTTCCAGACCATAGCCTACGCCGTGTCCAGTACCATGTCTGTAGAGACGGTGGTGCTGCCACATCGGGCGGCGACAGATGCCATCAAGTTGAGCACAAGTTGCATCCTCTGGGAATTCAGCAGTGATCAGTTCGATCAAGCACTTCAGGACGAGAGTGTAGTCTATCTTCTGTTCCTGAGTGGGCGTACCCATTGGAATCACACGAGTGGTATCACTGGTGCCATTTTCAAAGTTACCACCACTATCGATGAGGAAAATACCATCCAGGGTCACCTCTACGTCTGAATTTTCGTCTACGCTGTAGTGATTGAGAGCCCCATGAGCTTTATAGCCCATGATGCTGTCAAAGCTCACATGACGGAATCCAGAGATCGCTTGGCGACATTCCAGCAATTTCTTGCTGGCGGATAGTTCAGTCACCTTACGGCCTGCTTGCAACTCGCTATACATCCAGAAGTAGAAGCGCACCATGGCAGCTCCATCCTCGATCATGACCTTGCGGGTATTCTCCATCTCCACCTCGTTCTTGACCCCTTTCAGATCGGTAGCGAGAGCGCGTTCCTTAATAAGGAAACAATGAGAACCAGCCTTATAGAGATTGTGGTTGGTATAGCGTGGCACCATTAGCAGACGAGTGTCTTTATCCAGCTCTTCCAAGACTGAAGCAACCTCCCCATAGCCCCGTATAGTGAAGCCTGCCGCAGTAAATTTTCTCTTAGCCTCATCACTGAGCTTTCCTTCATCTATAAAGAAAATCGCCTCGTCAGCAGAGACCAACGTATAGCAATACGGAGTCGGGTGGTTCTCCATATCTGTGCCACGGAAGTTCAGAAGCCAGTTGGACTCATCCGTTCTACCAAGGAGATAAACCTGAACGCCTTTTTTCTGCATGAGCGCACGAAGATCTTTGAGTTTCTCTTCGGTGCTCTGGCCAGTGAGTTCTTCTGCGACCAAATCCAATTTTCCACATGGCTCAGCAGGACGATCTGTCCAAATCTCGTCAACAGGATCTAGCTCTGTATTGGCCGAAATATCAGCTACTTTCAGAGAGCTAACCCAGCTTGAAGCATCCGCTTCGGAAATATCATTTCCAGAGAAGCTCACGACATCTCCAGCCTTCAGCTCAGACTTCAACCAATCAATGATACTGTCCACCCCTGGATCACTAGCTCTAAACAATTTAATTTCAGAACCAGCTAAAGCCTCTTCCGCAGCCTCGTAGTAACGGCTATCAGTCCACAAGCCGGCCTTCTCTGCAGTAACGACTACCGTTCCATTTGAGCCTTTGAGTCCACTCAACCACTGCCTGCTGAGCCAGCGCGGAGCCTGATACTCGTTATTGTGCGGATCAGCATTCGGTATGATTGCCGCATTCACACTGTTTTTTTCCATCCATGCCCTGAGGGACGCAAGCTTCTCTGCTGTAGTCATACCCTCAGCCTGTAAAGCATTGCTAGTTATGACGCCATCGCAAATTCATTTTGTGCTCGTTCTAGAGCCATTATCACAAATTCAGCATCATTCTGAGGCTTGTTCGAATACCGAATAGCGTTCCATGAAATCCTGCAGGTCTTTCTCATTGGTGTAAGACTTCTGGACGTCCTCTCTGAGAAGTTCAGCATGGCGCCTCAATTCAGCTTGATACGCTGCCATTGTATCTACCTCTTTGAGACGAGCCAAGATATCGATCAGGCTCAAACTGACCGACTCCACTCCCCTAGCATTCTGCCTAATCTGGTGAAATGCAGCATCAAGTAATCCTGCATAGGTATAAGTCTTGGTCGCGACCCTCAGCACCCCGTTCTTGTCGTGCAACAATCCACCTGGTAACCCACGCTCCACAATCTTCGTGATCACACCGCCCAGTTTATTGATACAGTTGATCGCCGTAAATGGATCATTCACTCCCGGTGACAAGGCTCTTACGGCTATCTCAACCAATTGATCGATCACAAACTCTACATCTTGGTCATCCGTCCTTTCCGGACCTTGCATAATTTCACGTCGAACGAGATCTCTACCAGCATCGAACTGACTAGATTCACACCAAATCACGCCGAGCTTTTCACCCGGCAGCAAGTAATCACCAGGTTTGAAATCGATTTTCACCATAGCCTCATTTTCAGAGGCCCAATCCAAAATATCCTCTAGTCCAATGGCCTGAATGTAGCCACCATCCTCACTCCTCACCTCTCTGAATTCGCCTGGCACCTCGCCCATCACCCCTGCGGACAAAGCATCCCTACGACTCTCTGGCAGTGCGCTCAGAGGGAAGAGTATATTGATCGTCTCATTCAATCTATCCGTAACATCCTGAATGATTCTAGGAGCTTGGATAAAGGTGAACACATGATGAACGAAGGCTATCAAGAGCCCAAAACTCAACACCCCAAAAACTCCACCTGTGGTTACTGACAGTTGAGGGGTCCACCCCGAGTCTCCTCCCCTAACAGTAGCTGCAACCATCAAGCAGTAGATAAAGGTGCCTATGTAGCCACCCAAAACCCACTTTGTCTGAGGGTGACGCATGAAATTCCTTATCAAGCGAGGTCCGAACTGGCTGGAGGCTGAAGACAAAACAACCATGGTGATCGAAAATACAACACCTGCTACCGTAATAGCAGACGCGGCTACCGTCGTTAATATAGCTCTCGCACCAGCAGGATCAGTCAGCTCCCACCCCAGCTCATGGTAGTAGTAAACATCCACTCGCTGCATCACATAGCCCAGTAGCAGTGCAACAAGAACCATCAGTGAAGGCACAAACCAAAAGCTATGCCTCAGCTGATTGATGAAGTGGGCAATCTTTACGTACATAGTGGCAGGCTAACACACTTTATTATCAGATTCAGCCCCCAACTAATTGATTTTTACTTAGAAACATTTGCTCTCTCAAAAAGATTTCTTTGAAAAATCTCAAAAAGTACTCATGCTAAGATCATGTGTATGCTTACGCTCGTCTCTAACAGACTACCAGTCCGTATCAAAGAAAATGGAGAAGCTGAACGTACCACCGGAGGGCTAGCCTCAGCCTTGGCTGGTGCCGACTTGGACGGCGACTATACCTGGATAGGCTGGAGTGGCGGCAGCAAGGAGGACATTTCCGACCTCAAGAATTACGAAAGCACCTTACAAAAAGTTGGAGTAAGTCCGGTTTTACTCAGTCAGGAAGATATCGATGGCTATTATGAAGGCTATGCCAATTCCACCCTCTGGCCTCTCCTGCACTACATGACTGGTAGAGCCCGGTTCAACACAGACTGGATGCCTGTCTACCGCAGAGTCAACCAGACGTTTGCCGAAACCATTGCCAAACACAGCTCCAAGAACGGTCAGGTCTGGATTCATGACTACCACCTCTTCTTACTCCCCAAAATGCTCCGTAAGCTCAGGCCAGATCTCAAGATCGGTTTCTTTTTGCATACCCCCTTCCCTTCCAGCGAAATTTTCAGAGCCCTGCCAGAACGTGATGAAATTCTCTCAGGTCTCTTGGGCTGTGATTTGATAGGCTTTCACACTTTTGGCTACCTGCGCCACTTTCGTTCCTCCCTGCTGAGAATCCTGGGACTTGAGGGAGACGCCGAGAGTTTATGGCAGGGAAACCGCGAGGTCCGTTTTGGCGTGTACCCGATTGGCCACAACCGTGCTGGCTTTCACACGGCCATGAAGAGCAAACAGTACGAGGAGGCTCTCGACTTGCACAACCAACACCTCAATGGCGGCAAACTCATCCTCAGTGTCGAACGCCTGGACTACACCAAAGGTGTTCCCCAAAAACTAGCAGCGATCAGGCACTACCTGAAGAACAACCCCGAGATGCGCTCCAAGGTGAATTTCGTGATCATAGCCGTACCCTCACGCAAAGGTGTCCATGAATACGATGTTCTGACTGAAAAGGTTCAGCGTGAAGTCGGAGCAATCAACGGCGAGTTCGGCGAGGTCGGTCATTCACCGATTCAATTCCTGCATCGGGGATTTCCCATGGAGGAACTTGCCGCACTCTATGCCCTGGCTGACGTCTGCCTTGTGACCCCAATCGTCGACGGGATGAATCTCGTAGCCAAGGAATACATCGACTGTAAGCGAGCCAAGTATGGAGCACGCCCGGGGGCGCTTATATTAAGCGAATTTGCCGGTGCAGCCCAAGAGATGTCTCATGCTGTCTTGGTCAATCCACACAACACGGTGGGTGTCGCCGAAGCGATGGAGCATGCTCTCGCCATGTCTGATGATGAGATGTGCTCCCGTGTACGAGCCATGCAGGACCGCCTGGAGCGTAACGACGCAGGAGCTTGGGCTAAACGTTTTCTGGGAGACCTAGCCACTGATCCCAGAGAGGAGACAAACGGAATCGCTGCGGCCAACCTCAAGGGTGTAAGAATGGATATTCTTGAACACATCAATGCTGGCAAGAAAGCCGCCATATTCATGGACTATGATGGCACTCTGAGAGAATTCACCGATCGACCTCAAGATGCTATTCCTGACGAGGCGCTATGTTCCTTACTCGATCAGTTGGGCAATCATCCAAACTTGGAAATAGCCATTATCAGTGGACGCCCGTTGGAGTTCCTCGAACAACATCTAGGACACCTGAATGTCAGTCTAGTCGCTGAGCACGGCTATCGATGGAAGCTCGTTGACCAGGGGGAATGGCAAATGGTCGACTCCCGGGTCGACACTTCCTGGAAAGAAGTTGTACTACCCCATCTGGAAGCTGCAGTAACCTTGACCCCGGGTTCCGAAATCGAAAACAAAAAGTCATCAATCGTGTGGCACTACCGGCAAGCCGATCCAGAATTTGGCTTATGGAGAGCCAAGGGACTCCTCTCAGAGCTCACCTCGATCACCGCCAGCCTTCCGGTCAGTGTGCATCACGGTCAAAAGATCGTAGAAATTGCCAGCCAGTTCGTCAATAAAGGCGCTGCAGTGGATCACCTATTAGAACATTGGAAACCTGAAGTCGCGCTCGCTTGTGGAGACGACCAGACTGATGAAACTATGTTTTCCCTCCATCCGAAGGAGATTGATCACTTCCACACGATCAAAGTGGGTACTGGGGCTACACGGGCAGAGCACCGCACCGACATCAAAGGCCTGAGAAAATTGCTAGAAAATTTATCCAAAAGCCTCTAACATAGATAATCCCACCTCTTTTTTACTATGGATCTATCCTCTGACTACCACCATGGCATCATCGGCAATGGGCGCACATGTGCCATTATTGATGCCGACTCATCAATCGTCTTTTCCTGCATGCCTGATTTCGACTCAGGCACCATCTTTGCCAAGATGCTGGATGAGAAAAAAGGCGGTCACTTCACCATTCGTATGCAGTCAGGCAAAATAGTCTCTCAAGAATATGAGAAAAACACGGGGATTCTTAAGACTGTTTTCAAAGGAAAATCTGGATCGTTCGAACTGATTGATTTCATGCCTCGCTATTCCTGGGACGGCCGTTCCGGGACCAAGAAAGAAGTATCGGCAGATATCGTGCGTGTGCTCAAGCCGTTGAGCGGAAATCCCGAAATCATCGTCGACTATAATCCACAACTTGAATATGCCCGCTTCAACACGAAATCCTTCAAGTTCGGGCGTAATCGAATCAAAACTACTACCGGAGGCACCTGTCCCAGTGGCAAAACCATTTATGAGTCTTGTTACCTCTATTCCAGCATTGCCTCTGACAAGATCCTCAAGAAAGAGGCTTTTAAGCTAACAGAGCAGAAATTCCTACTTCTCAGTTATCATGACAAAGTCATCTCTCCTGATGAAGAACGCGTGGAACTCATGCTACAGCGAACCCGCTCCTACTGGTTACTTTGGTCTGCACGAACTCACCGCTGCGATCAATATAGTGAGGAAATCCTTCGCAGTGCCATTACCCTGAAAATGCTTCAATTCTCCCCAACGGGAGCCGTGGTAGCCGCGGCCACCACCTCGCTACCTGAAACCATCGGGGAAGAGAGAAATTGGGATTACCGTTTCTGCTGGATTCGAGACGGTTCCATGACCGTCGACGTACTCAATCGCATCGGGCATCCGTCCATGGCCGGAAGCTTCATCCACTGGGTCATGGAGACCGTTCCCACGAAAGACGATGCACTGCAGATTATGTATGGTATCCGAGGTGAGAAAACCCTGACGGAGGAAGCACTCGGCCACCTCGAAGGCTATCAAGGCTCGTCCCCCGTAAGAATAGGTAATGCTGCTTATCACCAACAACAGCATGATATCTACGGCATTCTCATGGATCTCATCTACAAGGAGCTCATTCAACATGACTTGGGAGATAGGCATCCGGCCCCCGAAACTTTGGATCAGCTGTGGACCCGGGTACGCTCTATCGTCAAAACAGTTGGTGAGTTCTGGAAAGATCCGGATCGTGGCATATGGGAAATTCGAGGAGAGGCTAAACACTTCGTCTTCTCCAAAGTGCTCTGTTGGGTTGCTGTCGACCGTGCGATCAAGATTGGCAACATGCTCAAGAAGTATGACTGGGCGAAGCAACATGAGGCGCTGCGTGATGAAATCCATAACGATATCTGCACCAAGGGCTGGAGTAAGAAAAAGAAAGCCTTTACCCAGGTATACGGCAGTGACGACCTGGACTCAGCAAACCTCCTGATGGCGGACTACGGCTTCATTGATCCAATGGACAAGCGCTTTATATCCACGGTGGAGCAGAGTGAAAAAGAACTTTGCCGCGGCGGCCTGATGTATCGCTACAAGAACCAGGATGACTTCGGCGAACCCTCCAGCGCCTTTACCGTCTGCTCATTCTGGATGGTCAAGGCACTCGCCCGCACAGGAAAACGCGCCCAGGCCCAGCGAAGATTCCGCCAGTTGCTGAAATTTGCCAACCCGAAAGGACTCTACGGTGAGGATCTGGATTTTAAAACCAAACGGCATCTGGGCAACTTCCCTCAAGCTTACTCTCACCTGGCTCTGATTGATTGCGCCCTCGAGCTCTCCGAAGACTGCCACGACTACTTAATTGAAGAATAAAAACGGGGTGAAGCTTAACGCTCCACCCCGCTGTAAACGTTCGTCAGATTAACCTCAATTACTTGATGAGATCTGGCCAGTCTTCTGTGTGGAAGAACTCGCCTTCTGGCTTATCGATACGCTCGTAAGTGTGTGCACCGAAGAAGTCACGTTGCGCCTGAAGAAGGTTCGCAGGAAGACGCTCTGCACGATAAGCATCATAGTAGCTCAGGGAACCACCGAAAGATGGTACTGGGATACCGTTGAGTGCAGCGATGGAGACCACTTCACGCCAGTCTTGCTGACCCTTGTTCAGGATTTCAGTGAAGAATGGAGCAAGCATGAGGTTCACGAGGTTTGGATTCTCTTCGTATGCCTCGGTGATGCGGTTGAGGAAGCGAGCACGGATAATGCAGCCACCACGCCAGATACGAGCGATCGCACCAAGGTCGAGGCTCCAGCCCTTGTCCTTGCCAACCTTGGCAATGAGGTCAAGACCCTGAGCGTAGGAAACGATCTTAGAAGCGTAGAGCGCGTTGCGCACCTTCTTCACGAGATCTTCCTTGCTGAGACCCTTGAGCTCGAAGCTCCAGTTGTTTGGACCTTCGAAGATCTGGGAAGCAGCCTTACGCTGGTCGCGCATGGAGGAGATGATACGTGCCTCTACAGAACCTGCAATGGTGGAGAATGGAACAGCCTGCTCAACGGAGCCCATCACGGTCCAGCGGCCTGTACCCTTCTGGCCAGCCTTGTCGACGATGAGGTCTACAATGTCTTTGCCTGTCTCAGGATCCTTCTGCTTGAAGATGTTTGCTGTGATCTCGATGAGGAAGGACTCAAGGTCACCCTCATTCCACTCAGCAAAGATGTCTGCGAGTTCCTCGTTGGAGAAGCCAGCAGCTTTGAAAATGTTGTAGGCTTCGCAGATAAGCTGCATGTCACCGTACTCGATACCATTGTGAACCATCTTTACGAAGTGACCTGCGCCACCTTCTCCGATGTGAGTCACACAAGGAACACCGTCTACCTTGGCAGAGATGCTCTCAAAAATAGGCTTCATCACTTCCCAAGTGGAAGTTGGGCCGCCTGGCATGATGGATGGGCCCTTAAGGGCGCCTTCTTCACCACCGGATACACCAGCACCGATGAAGCGAAGCCCCTTCTCGGAGAGCCACGCGTCACGACGCTCTGTGTCGGTCCAAAGGCTGTTACCACCGTCGATCACGATGTCACCTTCTTCGAGGTATGGAAGGAGTGATTCGATCACCTTGTCCACTGGACCACCAGCTTGCACCATGATCATCACCTTACGTGGGCGCTCAAGGCTTTGTACAAATTCTTCCAGTGTCTCACAACCTACGAGCTTCTTGCCTGGATTGTCGGCAATGAACTTCTCCATGGTGGAGGTGGTACGGTTGTAGACAGATACTGTGAATCCTCTGCTCTCAACGTTGAGAACGAGGTTTTGTCCCATGACTGCAAGGCCGATCAGGCCGAAATCGCTTTTACTCATAATTTTTTACCTTTTGGTCGGTGAAAATTGCCGCGGCATTATTCTCACATCGGCATGTTAAGCAACCCGAACCTGAAATTATGCCATGATTTGCGTCAAAAAACTTATTTTTAAAACATACTTCCACGCCGCATGCCAATATGCAAAGTATCTCCAAGCGTGAATTTACCGAACTCCATCACCCTATTCCGACTCATCCTGACAGCCATTTTCATTGCCGTGGCCTCCTTTGATGCGCCTTGGGCATACACCGTTGCCCTCGTGAGTTTCATTATCGCCGCCATCTCCGATTGGCTCGACGGCTATTTGGCACGAAAGATGAACTTGGTCACAGCCCTTGGCAAGCTTCTCGACCCACTGGCCGACAAGGTCTTGGTAGCGGCTGGTTTCGTTTACCTTTCCAAAATGAATTTCTGCCCGGTCTGGGTGACCTGCCTCATTATTGCCCGTGAGTTCATGGTGACAGGCCTACGCCAGATTGCGGTGGAGAAAGGCGTGGTCATTGCGGCGGACCGTCTCGGCAAATGGAAGACCACCTTCCAACTGGTTTTCATTATAGGCACCCTGACCCATCTTGCCTTTAAGACACTGAATCCTGAAAATCCGCTTGTCTATTTCTTCCAGTTCCTTTCCAGTCCCGCCACTTATGTGATCCCTGCTACCCTCTGGATAGCTGTGGCTCTGACACTCATTTCCGGCTATAATTACATCTACAAGAATCGTAGCCTTCTGAAAAACAACTAAATCAACTCTGCCACGTATGAGCACTCTCATCAAAAATACACACATCATCTCCCCGGAGGTCGAAATCGAGAACGGCGCCATTCTTATCGAGAACGGAGTCATCAAGGCTGTATTCAAAGCAGGCGATTCACTGCCTGACGCCGATACCGTTTATGATGCTGAAGGTAATTATTCCTTCCCAGGCTTCATCGATATCCACGCTCACGGTGCAGATACCAAAGACGTGTGTGATAACGACGTAGAGAGCATCCGCCACATCGCCAAGAAGAAGCTTGAGGAAGGTGTCACTACCTGGCTCCCAACTACCCTCACCCAGCCACAGGCCAAGCTCCTTGAGATCGCTGGCAAGTGCGCTGAGTACATGGCTAAGCAAGAGTTCGCCAAGACTCCAGGTCTTCACGTTGAGGGTCCATTCATCAATGTTTCCAAGGCAGGAGCTCAGAACCCTGAGTTCGTCCGCAAGCCCAACCTCGACGAGCTACTCGAAATCCATGAGATCGCCCCGGCTCGCCTCTTCTCCATCGCACCTTGCGTAGAGAACGCCTGTGAAGTGATCGCTGGCGCCAAGGCCAAAGGCATCCATTCTTCTGCAGCCCACACGGAAGCCACCTACGCTCAGGTCATGGACGCTAAGGACGCTGGTCTAACCCACCTCACCCACTACGGCAATGCTATGACTGGCCTTCACCACCGTGAAATCGGCATGGTCGGCGCCGGACTGATCGATGATGATCTGAAGATCGAACTCATCTGTGACGGCATCCACCTTGCCCCGGACTTCCTCAAGACAATCTTCAAGCTCAAGCCAATCGAGCAGCTCATCATGATCACCGACTCCATGGCTGGTTCCTGGATCGAAAACGGCGAGTGCCAGCTCGGCGGTCTCGACGTGATCGTAGAGAACAACGTGGCACGCCTCAAGGAAGGTGGTGCTCTAGCAGGCTCCGCTCTTCGCTACGATCAAGGTGTAGGCCTCGTCGCTGACCTCATCGATCTCCCACTGACAGAGATCGTCAAGGCCACTTCTTGGAACCAGGCTCAGTCTCTCGGACTTGAGAACCACGGCAAGATCGAGCCAGGCTTCACTGGTGACATCGCCATCCTCGACAAGAGCTTCCACTCCGTCGCCACCTTCGTCGACGGTGAGCAGCGTTTCTAAGAGCCTATTAGGCCATAGACAAATTTACACAAAAACCTCAGGGCGACCGTCCTGAGGTTTTTTTATTTTAATTATGCACCAACAATGCCCTCACAGAAGTTTCGCCAATTCACCCAGAGCTACTAATTCATACTAACAGTAGCTATAAACAAAGAACCGCCTTCTATTAATAAAGAAGACGGTCCTGAAAACATACCGATACTATGTATATAGATAAATGAAT
Above is a genomic segment from Rubritalea squalenifaciens DSM 18772 containing:
- a CDS encoding bifunctional alpha,alpha-trehalose-phosphate synthase (UDP-forming)/trehalose-phosphatase yields the protein MCMLTLVSNRLPVRIKENGEAERTTGGLASALAGADLDGDYTWIGWSGGSKEDISDLKNYESTLQKVGVSPVLLSQEDIDGYYEGYANSTLWPLLHYMTGRARFNTDWMPVYRRVNQTFAETIAKHSSKNGQVWIHDYHLFLLPKMLRKLRPDLKIGFFLHTPFPSSEIFRALPERDEILSGLLGCDLIGFHTFGYLRHFRSSLLRILGLEGDAESLWQGNREVRFGVYPIGHNRAGFHTAMKSKQYEEALDLHNQHLNGGKLILSVERLDYTKGVPQKLAAIRHYLKNNPEMRSKVNFVIIAVPSRKGVHEYDVLTEKVQREVGAINGEFGEVGHSPIQFLHRGFPMEELAALYALADVCLVTPIVDGMNLVAKEYIDCKRAKYGARPGALILSEFAGAAQEMSHAVLVNPHNTVGVAEAMEHALAMSDDEMCSRVRAMQDRLERNDAGAWAKRFLGDLATDPREETNGIAAANLKGVRMDILEHINAGKKAAIFMDYDGTLREFTDRPQDAIPDEALCSLLDQLGNHPNLEIAIISGRPLEFLEQHLGHLNVSLVAEHGYRWKLVDQGEWQMVDSRVDTSWKEVVLPHLEAAVTLTPGSEIENKKSSIVWHYRQADPEFGLWRAKGLLSELTSITASLPVSVHHGQKIVEIASQFVNKGAAVDHLLEHWKPEVALACGDDQTDETMFSLHPKEIDHFHTIKVGTGATRAEHRTDIKGLRKLLENLSKSL
- a CDS encoding DUF2254 domain-containing protein, whose translation is MYVKIAHFINQLRHSFWFVPSLMVLVALLLGYVMQRVDVYYYHELGWELTDPAGARAILTTVAASAITVAGVVFSITMVVLSSASSQFGPRLIRNFMRHPQTKWVLGGYIGTFIYCLMVAATVRGGDSGWTPQLSVTTGGVFGVLSFGLLIAFVHHVFTFIQAPRIIQDVTDRLNETINILFPLSALPESRRDALSAGVMGEVPGEFREVRSEDGGYIQAIGLEDILDWASENEAMVKIDFKPGDYLLPGEKLGVIWCESSQFDAGRDLVRREIMQGPERTDDQDVEFVIDQLVEIAVRALSPGVNDPFTAINCINKLGGVITKIVERGLPGGLLHDKNGVLRVATKTYTYAGLLDAAFHQIRQNARGVESVSLSLIDILARLKEVDTMAAYQAELRRHAELLREDVQKSYTNEKDLQDFMERYSVFEQASE
- a CDS encoding glycoside hydrolase family 15 protein; translation: MDLSSDYHHGIIGNGRTCAIIDADSSIVFSCMPDFDSGTIFAKMLDEKKGGHFTIRMQSGKIVSQEYEKNTGILKTVFKGKSGSFELIDFMPRYSWDGRSGTKKEVSADIVRVLKPLSGNPEIIVDYNPQLEYARFNTKSFKFGRNRIKTTTGGTCPSGKTIYESCYLYSSIASDKILKKEAFKLTEQKFLLLSYHDKVISPDEERVELMLQRTRSYWLLWSARTHRCDQYSEEILRSAITLKMLQFSPTGAVVAAATTSLPETIGEERNWDYRFCWIRDGSMTVDVLNRIGHPSMAGSFIHWVMETVPTKDDALQIMYGIRGEKTLTEEALGHLEGYQGSSPVRIGNAAYHQQQHDIYGILMDLIYKELIQHDLGDRHPAPETLDQLWTRVRSIVKTVGEFWKDPDRGIWEIRGEAKHFVFSKVLCWVAVDRAIKIGNMLKKYDWAKQHEALRDEIHNDICTKGWSKKKKAFTQVYGSDDLDSANLLMADYGFIDPMDKRFISTVEQSEKELCRGGLMYRYKNQDDFGEPSSAFTVCSFWMVKALARTGKRAQAQRRFRQLLKFANPKGLYGEDLDFKTKRHLGNFPQAYSHLALIDCALELSEDCHDYLIEE